One genomic window of Chitinophagaceae bacterium includes the following:
- a CDS encoding aryl-sulfate sulfotransferase yields the protein MKKVILLHLLLIVFFYTAIAQFSYVSPKPGSILQQTSRNIILRDGRLIDPASIQQQNIFRIYGSKSGEHIVSSLLSDDGKTILLTPLVAFEFDEEVSVAVRKGILTITGEILQGFNFHFHTRPAPSNESAKQFEMFRKQMLREDFGVVEEEGFDNTSLTPPPFKINVNTDPAQGDIFYHTISLLGAPIEQVAIMTSDGQFPYRKKSQVKGLNFDINRNGYITFYDETTQSYQMQDSSFNMINSYKVGNGYITDVHDFIACPDGHSFMIGLDYQTIDMTVYDPDYSDQATVIGAIVQELDTAKNVIFEWRSWDYIDIPEALHEALFFSIIDYVHANSIDLDTDGNILLSCRKLDQAIKINRETGEMMWRLGGVKNEFVFLNDTLGFNYQHDVRRIANGNITMYDNGNYHPVKISFAKEYKLDEVNKTASLIWSYAHPYIDGESVQGYAMGNVQRLFDGHTLINWGSIYAGSELGEGSPNITEVDSLGNIVWEMTLNESKKGVIYRAHRYEWTPCARPTEKTLKTKNITQTSAKLTWGNATNATGYKVFYKSAYDSSWSSVNASGNSKVLNDLSINTPYQWYIQSKCDTNVILISANSEIKKFTTLPLKIFLVDFSERALKVFPNPTADVLNLEGLPAGIIHAELIDLTGLLLPVKIQYENDKATADLSNVAPGSYLLKVECENWQQTMKIVVCKD from the coding sequence ATGAAGAAAGTAATTCTCCTGCATCTTTTATTGATTGTATTTTTTTATACTGCCATCGCGCAATTTAGTTATGTGTCTCCCAAACCCGGATCAATACTTCAGCAAACGAGCAGGAATATTATCCTGAGAGACGGAAGATTGATTGATCCTGCTTCTATACAGCAACAAAATATTTTCAGGATATACGGATCAAAAAGCGGTGAACACATAGTAAGCAGTCTGTTGTCAGACGATGGCAAAACTATATTGCTTACTCCTTTAGTGGCATTCGAATTTGATGAAGAAGTATCCGTAGCTGTGCGTAAAGGAATCTTAACGATTACCGGCGAAATACTGCAAGGATTTAATTTCCATTTTCATACACGACCGGCTCCATCGAATGAATCAGCCAAACAATTTGAAATGTTCAGGAAACAAATGTTGCGTGAAGATTTTGGTGTAGTTGAAGAAGAAGGTTTTGACAACACCTCATTGACACCGCCGCCATTCAAAATTAATGTGAATACAGATCCCGCGCAGGGCGATATATTTTATCATACGATAAGCCTGTTGGGAGCGCCAATTGAACAAGTCGCAATTATGACAAGCGATGGTCAATTTCCATACAGAAAGAAATCGCAGGTGAAAGGACTTAATTTCGACATCAACAGAAATGGGTATATCACATTTTACGATGAAACCACGCAGAGTTACCAGATGCAGGACTCTTCATTCAACATGATCAATAGTTATAAAGTTGGAAACGGCTATATAACAGATGTGCATGATTTCATTGCCTGTCCTGATGGTCATTCATTTATGATTGGTCTCGATTATCAAACCATTGACATGACTGTCTACGATCCTGATTACAGCGATCAGGCAACAGTGATAGGAGCTATTGTACAAGAGCTTGATACAGCAAAGAATGTAATATTTGAATGGAGAAGCTGGGACTACATTGACATTCCGGAAGCCTTGCACGAAGCCTTATTTTTCAGTATTATAGATTATGTGCATGCTAATTCTATTGATCTGGATACTGATGGTAATATTTTACTGTCCTGCCGTAAACTTGACCAGGCGATAAAAATTAACAGGGAAACCGGTGAGATGATGTGGCGGTTAGGAGGCGTTAAGAATGAATTTGTTTTTCTGAATGATACACTTGGTTTCAACTATCAGCACGATGTGCGGCGGATTGCCAATGGCAATATAACGATGTATGATAATGGAAACTATCATCCTGTCAAGATATCTTTTGCAAAAGAATACAAACTTGATGAAGTGAATAAAACTGCTTCGTTGATCTGGTCTTACGCGCATCCCTACATCGATGGAGAATCCGTGCAAGGATATGCGATGGGAAATGTACAACGACTTTTTGACGGTCATACACTTATTAACTGGGGATCTATTTATGCAGGCAGTGAATTGGGCGAGGGATCTCCGAATATTACAGAAGTGGATAGCCTGGGTAATATTGTGTGGGAAATGACTTTGAATGAAAGTAAGAAAGGAGTGATCTATCGTGCTCACCGTTACGAATGGACGCCCTGTGCCAGACCAACAGAAAAAACATTAAAGACAAAAAATATTACTCAAACGAGTGCAAAGTTAACCTGGGGAAATGCTACCAATGCAACAGGATATAAAGTTTTTTATAAGTCCGCTTACGATTCAAGCTGGAGTTCAGTAAATGCATCCGGCAACAGCAAGGTGTTGAATGATCTTTCAATAAACACTCCTTATCAATGGTACATTCAATCCAAGTGCGATACCAACGTAATACTGATATCTGCCAACAGTGAAATCAAAAAATTCACCACACTTCCTTTAAAAATTTTTCTTGTTGATTTTTCTGAAAGAGCACTGAAAGTATTTCCGAATCCAACCGCGGACGTTTTGAACCTGGAGGGCTTACCTGCGGGAATTATTCATGCCGAGCTGATTGATTTAACAGGCCTTCTGCTTCCTGTTAAGATTCAATATGAAAACGATAAGGCCACTGCTGATCTTTCTAATGTGGCCCCTGGTAGTTACCTGTTAAAAGTTGAATGCGAAAATTGGCAGCAAACAATGAAAATAGTTGTCTGCAAAGATTGA
- a CDS encoding PrsW family intramembrane metalloprotease, translated as MAIAPGLAIAIFVYWKDKFDSEPRRLLIFSFILGMIAILPAILLEDIGSSKLPVMNATLRTFLFTFVVVGGSEEFSKFFMLRIYAFRKRDFNEPFDGITYSVMVAMGFATLENIFYVSQYGMGNAVLRMFTAVPAHATFGVIMGYYVGLAKFKNNAIFLQLQGLLFAVILHGAYDFCIMAENIPLIAGGAFISLLLGIRYSLKAIRIHQQMSPFRTAP; from the coding sequence ATGGCAATCGCGCCGGGACTTGCCATTGCAATATTTGTTTATTGGAAAGATAAATTTGACAGTGAGCCGAGAAGATTGCTGATATTCTCATTTATCCTTGGCATGATTGCCATTTTACCCGCCATTTTATTAGAAGATATCGGTAGCTCTAAGTTGCCGGTAATGAATGCAACACTCAGAACTTTCTTATTCACCTTTGTGGTGGTAGGTGGGAGCGAGGAATTTTCAAAGTTCTTTATGCTCCGGATCTATGCTTTCAGGAAAAGAGATTTTAACGAACCATTTGACGGCATTACTTATTCCGTAATGGTGGCAATGGGCTTCGCCACACTCGAAAATATTTTCTATGTGAGTCAGTATGGAATGGGAAACGCAGTGCTCCGGATGTTTACGGCTGTTCCTGCTCACGCCACCTTCGGAGTGATAATGGGTTATTATGTCGGACTTGCAAAGTTTAAAAACAATGCTATTTTTCTTCAGCTGCAGGGTTTATTGTTTGCTGTGATACTCCATGGTGCCTATGATTTCTGCATCATGGCGGAGAACATTCCGCTGATAGCAGGCGGCGCTTTTATTTCATTGTTGTTAGGCATCCGTTATTCGTTGAAAGCCATTCGCATTCATCAGCAGATGTCCCCATTTAGAACGGCCCCCTGA
- a CDS encoding MerR family transcriptional regulator, with translation MANYHIKQFEALSGVKAHTIRIWEQRYGLLKPTRSDTNIRQYNDDELTLLLNISLLNRNGFKISQVAKMKQAEIEDKVRSITSTNFEFPNQVDALTLAMVELDESEFERVISINIAHLGFEAAMEQIVFPFLRNIGILWQTGSVNPAQEHFISNLIRQKLIVAIDRLEVVRSSAVSKTLLYLPEGELHELGLLYLNYLLRKKQHHIMYLGQNVPLRDVEKVSSVFKPNQVYSIFTSFPAPVELSGYVSKLAKLFPKCKIFLSGYIICTNTIKAPRNVQLINAISDLKGIIDNQ, from the coding sequence ATGGCAAACTATCACATCAAACAATTTGAAGCGCTGTCCGGTGTTAAAGCACATACGATCCGTATCTGGGAACAACGGTATGGACTGCTGAAGCCAACACGTTCTGACACAAACATCAGGCAGTACAATGATGATGAGCTCACATTGCTGCTGAATATATCGTTGTTAAACAGGAACGGATTTAAAATTTCGCAGGTTGCGAAAATGAAGCAGGCTGAAATTGAAGATAAAGTGCGTTCCATTACCTCCACTAATTTTGAATTTCCTAACCAGGTGGATGCGCTCACCCTTGCAATGGTAGAACTTGACGAATCTGAATTTGAGAGAGTGATCAGCATCAACATCGCCCATTTAGGTTTTGAAGCTGCGATGGAGCAAATTGTATTTCCTTTTTTGCGGAACATTGGCATCCTGTGGCAAACCGGTTCAGTTAATCCTGCGCAGGAGCATTTTATATCCAACCTCATCCGTCAAAAGTTGATTGTCGCAATTGACCGCTTGGAAGTGGTCAGGAGCAGTGCAGTAAGCAAAACATTGCTCTATTTACCGGAAGGAGAGTTACATGAGTTGGGGTTGCTGTATCTCAATTATTTGCTCAGGAAAAAGCAGCACCATATCATGTACCTCGGACAAAATGTTCCGCTGCGCGATGTTGAAAAGGTGAGTAGTGTATTTAAACCAAATCAGGTGTACAGTATTTTCACCAGTTTTCCGGCACCTGTTGAACTTTCAGGGTATGTTTCAAAGCTTGCTAAATTATTTCCGAAATGCAAGATCTTTTTATCCGGCTATATTATTTGCACAAATACAATTAAAGCTCCTCGTAATGTGCAATTGATTAATGCAATCAGTGACTTAAAGGGAATTATTGATAATCAGTAG
- a CDS encoding RNA polymerase sigma factor, with protein sequence MSTLEFDTQVEQAAESLYSFAYNLTKDIEDAKDLIQETLYRALLNRDKFRMDTNLKAWLYTIMKNSFINNYRRQAKRQTVTDETENQFYINTLAKTTVNDGEVKLGMTEIERALADIDESIRVPFLMYFEGYRYHEIAFHLSIPLGTVKSRIFFARKELQRRLRRF encoded by the coding sequence ATGTCAACTTTAGAATTTGATACACAGGTGGAACAAGCAGCCGAGTCGCTTTATTCGTTCGCTTATAACCTGACAAAGGATATTGAAGATGCAAAGGACCTTATTCAGGAAACTTTGTATCGCGCTCTTCTCAATAGAGATAAGTTCAGGATGGATACCAATCTGAAAGCATGGTTGTACACGATCATGAAGAATAGCTTCATCAACAACTATCGTCGCCAGGCCAAACGCCAGACTGTAACGGATGAAACTGAAAATCAGTTTTACATCAACACACTCGCTAAAACAACTGTTAATGACGGTGAGGTGAAGCTTGGAATGACAGAGATTGAACGTGCTTTAGCTGATATTGATGAAAGCATTCGTGTTCCCTTCCTAATGTACTTCGAAGGCTACAGATACCACGAAATTGCCTTTCACCTTTCCATTCCATTGGGAACTGTTAAAAGCAGAATATTCTTTGCACGCAAAGAGCTGCAACGTCGCTTGAGACGCTTTTGA
- a CDS encoding aryl-sulfate sulfotransferase, producing MKHLLFTVFTFFLFIQALSAQFVYVAPVPGSKYHHPDRTIILRAASKLKPDSYGGDNWYVVTGSLSGQHLMNVSIADDQKTLLLKPIKLFSQGESVNVTINNSLITMEGTHLEGYQFSFVIQPHYSIKESMQLEAAAKKVMSDDFGTTRNNPAIVRDSETFPKFTIDVNKEPSPGDIFYYTFNFQGSPNKFISIMTSDGDSVFAQQTIAKGSTFDINKNGYLTVFNYDSAYFEVWDSSYNVINTYTAANGYATDPHDFILLPNGHSFIIADDPQIVDMTVYSPNYHSDASVIGAILQELDSNKNLVFEWRSWDHIDIMDAKHIYFSTQIIDYVHPNSIEVDDDGNILMSCRMLDQILKINSSTGDLIWRMGGGKNEFAFTNDPVQFNFQHDCRRLKNGHLTVFDNGCYHSPPVATFKEYEVDEINKTAKLVFSYQHPLINGKNLQSWAMGNAQRLSNGNTFINWGYIIPGTGSPNMTEIDSIGNIVWEMHFNDTIDFVTYRAHRYEWTPCILIAPDSLTVSQVSETAADIHWKEVKNAGSYLLLFHESGYTQWDTVKMPSGTSSYSFENLKSGASYDWRIQTVCTGNSKASSLSDLQTFITLNEITGLGVVISVFPNPAHEHLNVSLKQTGSVSVQLLLSDLLGKEIYSTPFHVVQGNTTFLIPLHSFANGIYFLRMRVNDVSVIQKVMIE from the coding sequence ATGAAACACCTGCTGTTCACGGTTTTTACTTTCTTTCTTTTCATCCAGGCTTTATCAGCGCAGTTTGTGTACGTTGCTCCTGTGCCCGGTTCAAAATATCATCATCCTGACCGCACGATTATTCTTAGAGCAGCCAGTAAGCTGAAGCCCGATTCATATGGCGGAGACAATTGGTACGTTGTAACCGGATCTCTGAGTGGACAGCATCTTATGAATGTAAGTATTGCAGATGATCAGAAAACATTACTGTTAAAACCCATCAAATTATTTTCACAAGGAGAAAGTGTTAACGTTACCATAAATAATTCGCTGATAACTATGGAAGGAACACACTTGGAAGGTTACCAGTTTTCATTCGTTATACAACCGCATTATTCAATAAAGGAAAGCATGCAACTGGAAGCTGCGGCAAAAAAAGTAATGAGTGATGACTTTGGCACCACGCGAAATAATCCTGCCATTGTGCGGGATTCAGAAACCTTTCCAAAATTTACTATTGATGTGAATAAAGAACCTTCACCAGGTGATATTTTCTACTACACTTTCAATTTCCAGGGTTCCCCTAATAAATTTATTTCTATCATGACGAGTGACGGCGATTCCGTATTTGCGCAACAAACAATTGCTAAAGGCAGCACTTTTGATATTAATAAGAACGGTTATCTGACTGTCTTCAATTATGATTCAGCTTATTTCGAAGTTTGGGATTCCTCCTATAATGTTATTAATACATACACTGCCGCGAATGGTTATGCAACAGATCCGCATGATTTTATTCTGCTTCCCAATGGACATTCATTTATAATTGCTGATGATCCGCAGATTGTTGATATGACGGTGTACAGTCCCAACTATCATTCCGATGCCAGCGTTATTGGTGCCATTTTACAGGAGTTGGATTCAAATAAGAATCTTGTTTTTGAGTGGAGAAGCTGGGATCACATTGATATTATGGATGCAAAACACATCTATTTTTCAACACAAATTATTGACTACGTGCATCCAAACTCCATTGAAGTGGATGATGATGGAAACATTCTTATGTCATGTCGCATGCTTGACCAAATATTGAAAATTAATTCTTCAACCGGTGACCTGATCTGGAGAATGGGAGGTGGTAAGAATGAATTCGCTTTTACAAATGATCCTGTGCAATTTAATTTTCAGCATGATTGCCGTCGCTTGAAGAATGGTCACCTTACTGTTTTTGATAACGGTTGTTATCATTCTCCGCCTGTCGCAACGTTTAAAGAATATGAAGTGGATGAAATCAATAAAACGGCGAAACTGGTATTTTCCTATCAACATCCGCTTATAAATGGCAAGAACCTGCAGAGTTGGGCAATGGGTAATGCGCAACGGCTTTCAAACGGAAATACCTTTATTAACTGGGGTTATATTATTCCCGGCACAGGTTCACCGAACATGACGGAAATAGACAGCATCGGCAACATTGTATGGGAAATGCATTTTAACGATACTATAGATTTTGTAACCTATCGCGCACATCGCTATGAATGGACTCCCTGCATTCTGATAGCTCCTGATTCACTTACGGTTTCACAGGTTTCAGAAACCGCTGCTGATATTCATTGGAAGGAAGTGAAAAATGCAGGATCTTATCTGTTACTGTTTCATGAATCAGGATACACTCAATGGGATACCGTGAAGATGCCATCAGGTACTTCTTCTTATTCATTTGAAAACTTAAAGTCAGGTGCTTCCTATGATTGGCGAATTCAAACAGTTTGCACTGGAAATAGCAAAGCATCTTCACTTTCTGATTTGCAAACATTCATTACGCTGAATGAAATTACCGGTTTGGGTGTAGTAATTTCTGTATTTCCTAATCCTGCCCATGAGCATCTTAATGTTTCTCTCAAGCAAACAGGATCAGTGAGTGTTCAACTACTGTTATCTGATCTTCTGGGAAAAGAGATATATTCAACACCGTTCCATGTTGTGCAAGGCAATACAACCTTTTTAATACCATTGCATTCGTTTGCAAACGGTATTTATTTTCTCAGGATGCGTGTAAACGATGTTTCTGTGATTCAAAAAGTGATGATAGAATAG